A genomic window from Brassica oleracea var. oleracea cultivar TO1000 chromosome C8, BOL, whole genome shotgun sequence includes:
- the LOC106312375 gene encoding macrophage erythroblast attacher-like — MEIDDPVTNGNTDAVMTESTPPFTPSPPVPASRLSQLTESLKLEHQLLRVPFEHYKKTIRANHRYLEKEVTSVVSSVGDLADNNWSKDVTVSRLTSLVSRLQGLKRKLEEGSNVENLQAQRCRARIDHLDSADAENITEWNNTKLKRILVDYMLRMSYFETASKLSESCNILDLVDIDIFREAKKVIDALKRREVAPALAWCADNKTRLKKSKSKFEFQLRLQEFIELVRADSYKQAIHYARKHLTPCGATHMDELQRVLATLAFKSTTECTKYKVLFELGQWDILVHQFKQEFCKLYGMTMETLLNIYLQAGLSALKTPYGFEEGCTKEDPLSQESFRKLALPLPYSKQEHSKLVCYISKELMDTENPPLVFPNGYVYSTKPLKEMADKNGGEVKCPRTGLVCNYTDLVKAYIS, encoded by the exons ATGGAAATCGATGATCCCGTAACCAACGGAAACACCGACGCCGTGATGACGGAATCCACCCCTCCGTTCACTCCGTCGCCTCCCGTCCCGGCGTCGAGATTGAGTCAATTGACGGAATCGCTCAAGCTCGAGCACCAGCTCCTCCGCGTACCGTTCGAGCATTACAAGAAAACGATCCGCGCCAATCACCGCTACTTGGAGAAAGAGGTCACCTCCGTTGTCTCCAGCGTCGGAGATTTGGCCGATAACAATTGGTCCAAAGACGTCACCGTTTCGCGTCTCACCAGCCTCGTTTCTCGGCTGCAAGGCCTCAAACGAAAG TTGGAAGAAGGGAGCAATGTGGAGAATCTGCAGGCTCAGAGATGCCGTGCTCGCATTGATCATTTGGATTCAGCAGATGCGGAAAATATTACTGAATGGAACAATACGAAACTGAAACGTATTCTTGTGGACTACATGCTGCGCATGTCGTATTTCGAAACTGCTTCAAAGCTTTCAGAAAGCTGCAATATTTTG GACCTTGTCGACATTGACATCTTTCGAGAAGCTAAGAAGGTGATTGACGCCCTTAAACGTAGGGAGGTTGCTCCTGCACTGGCATGGTGTGCTGATAATAAAACACGGTTGAAGAAATCAAAG AGCAAATTCGAGTTCCAACTAAGGTTGCAAGAGTTCATCGAGTTGGTACGAGCTGACAGCTACAAACAAGCAATCCATTATGCTCGAAAGCATCTGACACCATGCGGAGCAACCCATATGGACGAATTGCAGCGTGTCCTGGCCACTTTGGCTTTTAAAAGTACTACCGAATGCACAAAATACAAG GTTTTGTTTGAACTAGGGCAGTGGGATATTTTAGTTCATCAGTTTAAACAAGAATTTTGCAAGTTATATGGCATGACAATGGAGACGTTATTGAACATCTACTTACAAGCAGGCTTGTCTGCCCTGAAAACTCC ATATGGTTTTGAAGAAGGTTGTACCAAGGAGGACCCGCTCTCACAAGAGAGCTTCCGGAAGCTAGCTTTGCCTCTACCGTACTCCAAGCAAGAACATTCAAAGCTTGTTTGCTATATTTCCAAGGAGCTAATGGACACAGAGAACCCACCACTGGTGTTTCCCAATGGCTACGTCTATAGCACCAAG CCTCTCAAAGAAATGGCGGACAAGAACGGAGGTGAAGTAAAATGTCCGAGGACAGGGCTTGTCTGCAACTACACGGACTTAGTTAAGGCATACATATCATGA